One genomic region from Cetobacterium ceti encodes:
- a CDS encoding glycosyltransferase family 2 protein, whose protein sequence is MTSKIAIVLSTYNNEKIIEKTINSCLNQTYKNFFIVIADDGSTDKTPIIEKNFSKKYENVFFFKLAHGERGIARKTAIEKAKELGLDYLYIIDSDMVLKETLLEEVYLYFSKNPNVGALVIPEIPYSDFNNFFTKVKVFERKILNNAGENLGFHSIEGARFWQYKEYIKSGEINFNQISFEETQPTIRYLQKGGVIKRAIFTGVFHNEGYVTLKNILRKKAYYFSVMDKTLKSENNGFREALKRWYFFRPVLYRRDNIKEYIKHPILFLGMIYMYILLTFLGIFNILKKK, encoded by the coding sequence ATGACTTCTAAAATAGCTATTGTTTTATCTACATATAACAATGAAAAAATAATAGAAAAAACTATTAACTCATGTTTAAATCAGACATACAAAAATTTTTTTATTGTTATTGCTGATGATGGATCTACTGATAAGACTCCTATTATTGAAAAAAACTTTTCTAAAAAATATGAAAATGTATTTTTTTTTAAACTTGCCCATGGCGAGCGAGGAATAGCTAGAAAAACTGCTATTGAAAAAGCTAAAGAATTAGGTTTAGATTATTTATATATCATTGACTCTGATATGGTTTTAAAAGAAACTCTTTTAGAAGAAGTTTATTTATATTTTTCAAAAAATCCCAATGTAGGAGCATTAGTTATCCCTGAAATTCCCTACAGTGATTTTAATAATTTTTTTACTAAGGTTAAAGTTTTTGAAAGAAAAATCCTTAACAATGCTGGAGAGAACCTGGGATTTCATTCTATTGAAGGAGCCAGATTTTGGCAATATAAAGAGTATATTAAATCAGGTGAAATTAATTTTAATCAAATTTCTTTTGAGGAAACTCAACCTACCATAAGATATTTACAAAAAGGAGGAGTTATTAAAAGAGCTATCTTTACAGGGGTTTTTCATAATGAAGGCTATGTCACTTTAAAAAATATTTTAAGAAAAAAAGCTTATTATTTTTCTGTAATGGATAAAACTTTAAAAAGCGAAAATAATGGTTTTAGAGAAGCTTTAAAACGTTGGTATTTTTTTAGACCTGTATTATATAGACGGGACAATATAAAAGAGTATATTAAACATCCTATTTTATTTTTAGGAATGATTTATATGTATATTCTCTTAACTTTTCTTGGAATATTTAATATTTTAAAGAAGAAATAG